Within Candidatus Obscuribacterales bacterium, the genomic segment ATCAAATCTTCAATCACCGTGGAGGCGATTGGATCCAGACCGGCGGTGGGTTCATCGTACAGCAAGATTTCTGGTGATTCTGCCGGGCGTTCTGGGTTGGTAATAATGGCGCGGGCAAAGCTCACCCGTTTGCGCATCCCGCCAGACAGTTCTGCCGGTAAGCGATCGCCTGTGCCAGGCAAACCTACCATCTCTAGGCATTCATCAACCAGTTGACGGATGCGATCGCGGGGCAGTTTGGAATGTTGGTAGAGCAGGAAGCCAACGTTTTCATCCACGGTGAGGGAGTCAAACAGGGCGGCTTGCTGAAAGACCATACCGATACCGATAGGGTCGTGGTAATCACCCACCAGGCCTTCCCGCCGCTGCCCTTGGATGTAGATCTCGCCAGAGTCGGGGGCTAGCAGACCCGCAATAATCCGCAGGATGGTCGATTTTCCGGTTCCGGAGGGGCCAATAATCCCCAAGGCCTGTCCTCGGTAAATAGTTAGGTCTACATTGTCTAAAACGACGTGATCCTTGCCAAAGGACTTGCTGACGCCTTTTAGCTCAATAACGGGTTCACCCACTGACTGCACTGGTATCCTCCAACAAACTACACCGTATGATAGACGATGCAAGGCATGGCGACATCAGGGCGATCGCCCTTAGGATGTGACTTTTTTCGCGATTGCTGATCACGGTTGTACAACAAGAGACGAGTAGAGTTGAGGATCTTGGGGGGCGATCGCCTCAACCCTAATGAGCTGTCTTCACAACTTACCCAACAATTGTCATGTCTTTAAATCATTATCCGAGGACATGGAATGATGAAATAAGGCCAACTTGGAGCGATCGCTCCTCTTGGTTTTGTAAGAAGCGATCACCCTCTAGCTTGGGGCATAGCAACCGTCTTTTGACATCACTATGCCCCAGATAGGAGAATCTAACGTATCCTGGCGCAGTGCTTGTGCTAAGCCGCCACAAAGTCCTGACGGCTGAGATCATCAGCGTTGGTGCCTAGAACCAAGAGTAGGTTTTCTCGTCCTGCACGAATTAGCGTATTGCGACCGCGCTGAACGAAGGAAAGATCACCAAAACTTAGACCGCTAGATAAACCAATGCGATCGGTGCCTTGCTCAAAGTCAAACAGGATATCGCGTCCAGCCCGACGACCAATCACAAAGATATCGAGATCGGCTCCACCGATGAGGCGATCGTTGCCAAGACCACCGATCAAGGTATCGCGACCAGCACCGCCAATGAGGACATCGTTCCCCACTCCCCCATCTAGGACGTCACTGCCGGCATCTCCCAGAAGACGATCGTTGCCACGACCACCAAGGAGAGTATCGTTGTCATCGCCACCCCGCAGGATATCATTGCCAGCGCCGCCATTGAGCAGGTCGTTACCAGCATCGCCAAAGAGGCGATCGTTGCCGACTGCACCCAGTAGCGTATCATCGCCTGCCAAACCCAAGATAATGTCATTGCCAGCAAGTCCGTTGATAGTATCTGCATCGGGAGTGCCGGTGAGCACATCATTGCCTCGGGTAGCAAAGTCTGTGGCGTTGTAGTTGATGCTGAAAATGGTGGTGCTACCGCTGACTTCGTTGGATACGACGAGTAAGGGAAAACCGGTGGGGCTATCCTGAGCTGAGATAAATATCAGCCCTTCTGGCCCAAGCGGCCCCGCTGTCCCGGCTGCCGCATCACCTGCAAAGTCACGGGGGTTAATATACTCCACAAATTCTGCTGCGGATGGGTCAGTGATGTCATACACCATGACACCACCAATGCGCTCTAGCCCAATAAAGGCGTAGGTGCGTCCATTAATTTCTCCTAAAACGACACCTTCGGGCTCAGGCCCTTTGTTGTCGCTACGGCTCTCGAAGCTATCATTTTCGTCGTTGTTGGCATTAAAGTCATTGGGGAAGAGGCTAGCGGTAATCTGTTCGAAATCATCACCGCTATCGAACACAAGATTGCCTTGAGCATCCCAAATGGAGAAGGAACGGGAACCGTAGGCGTAGAGCGTCTCATACTCCCCATTTTCATTTTGCCCCAAAGTTGTGGTGACGGTTAAGCGGCCCAGTTGCTCATCACTTTGCAGATCTACAGCATTGGGGAAAGCCGTCGCATCTAAAATGAGATCTGCAATTCGTTCTTCTTCAGCAAAGCCAGCGTAGTCACGAGCATCCCCTTCATTGGCACTGACGATGAAGGTCTGTCCACCCACTGAATAAGTAGCGATCGCATCCGGCATATACATGCCAAAGACAGGCCAAGGTTGAATATTGATACCAGCATCGCGATCGCTAGCATCAATGCCATTACCGGGTAAGCTATGGTCTTTAAAGCCCAGGGGCAGAATATCGGTAATCTGTCCTGTTGTCAGATCGAGAACTGCAAAAGCATTGTTTTCCTGCAGCGCAATCCAGGCTGTGGTGGAATCGGCGGAGACAGCGATATATTCTGGCTCAAAATCTTGAGAGGTACTGGCATTGGGGCCAAAGATCCGTACACCAGCCGCAATTAAGTCTTCTCTCTGAGCATCAAAGGCATTAAACGTCGCCGTGGTGACATTGGTTTGGGTGACATTGGCAATACCGCCAGAGAGATCAATGATACTAACAGAGCCTTCTGGATCGACGGTGTAGTCATCACTGGGTTCACCTTCGTTGGCCACCAAGAGCTTAGTACCATCCGGCGTAAAGGTGACCATATCGGGCAGTGCGCCCACATCTACATTGCTGAGGGCCGCGGTGCCGTCGCCATCAGCGGCATAGAAGACAACCTGACCATTGGCTTGCTTGTTGGAGTTTTCGACAGCGATCGCCACGATGCCATTTTGTACTGCTACGCTGTTGGCAGCACCACCATTGCCAAAGGCTGATACATCAATGTCAAACAATTTAACCGGCTGACTAGGATCACTCAGATCAAGCACTTCAACAGTAGCGCTTTGAGCATTGACAACAAACAACCGCTGGGTTGTGGGATCGTAGGCTGGAATTTCTGCGGCGGATTGATCAAATACACCGGTTTCGTAATTGCCAATCACGCTGAGTTGAATATCAACCATAATAATCTCTACTTACATTACCCACTGGGAACTGGACGAACACATCTCAAGCCCTCGTATTTTCACGGAAGCTTGATAGAAAAGATTGGGCCGTTGCCACTTTCCCATACGGAGATGAAGGTGCGGTAAATTTTACGTTAAGAAAAGGTTGAAACCGCCTGACTAAGAAAACTAAGAAGGTATAGCTACATTGAGGCATAAGCGGCAACATCCGCTCTCTGATGGACATAGCTATATCAACGTAGCTGCTTACAGAGATTTGCTCCCTAAAGCTTCGTTGATGACCTTGCCATGGCGGCAGTGTCAACTTCAAATAAGATAATGTAAAACCACCATGACATGCATGAATAAAACCTAATTCCAATCCACCCAATCCTGAGCGAAAGCATGAGCTTTTCCAAGCAATCTAGTCCTACTAGTTTCGGTGTTGCTGAACTAGGAGATGAACCTCTAGCTATAGGATCTGAATCGCCATGCAGCATGTTTTGGAATCATACCGCTATTCAGCAACGCCCTATTTTCAACAGGCTGGAGCGACAATATCGTTCCTACGCTGAGCGTGGGAAGGCTCTAAGCGGCGCTCCCGCACCCAGATCTCAAGAGTCGCAGGAGCAACTAAGACAGGTGTCAATGCAGGAGCACCATAAGAAATCAAGAACCAAGAGGCATAGCCATCCATCTCCGGCATTGAAAGGTGCTAGAGGGCTAGGAGCGTAGCTTGTTCATATATAACGCTGATGGGCGTCTTAGGGAGGTGATTCCTAAAGATTGGACGGAACCATGGGCGGCGATCGCACCTTGAGGTTCCACTGAGCCATAGATCCAGGGAGCAAATCTGATGAAGAGGTCATGCTCTTAAGGGCAGAAACGGTCATTGGTGTAGTAGCCTAGGGAGAATGGTAATCCAGTCTGACTGGGTTGCACCGGATGTCTACCGTATATCTACCGTTATAATTGGGCGATCGCTCTCGCTCCCACTGTCTACCCATCCTAAAAATCGTCCCAGATTTGGGTCATGTAGATTTGTATGATCTAAGAGTAGTCGCGCTGTGGGCGTGGGCAATGCTAAGAAACACGTTGAGTCTGTCTCCTAGTGCTATCCGTTTTTTAAGTTTGGTTCTTAAGTTTAGGAAACGGGCAAGGAAACGATGAAGGTATTCATACCCATCTCGTTCCATGACAAACTACTAGGGTGTTTCTCCCGTTCAAAGCGCTATCGTACGTTGACCCTGCACACATCACGACCGTAATGCTTCATTGCCCCAACCATACCTGTCAGACTCGTAACCCAGAAACAAACCGGTTTTGCCAAGCCTGTGGCGCGTTTCTACCGAAACACTATCTGTGGGCGATCGGTCATGATGTGGATCAGTACCATCCCGGTGATATTCTCGCAAATCGATACTACTGCAAGGCTCCCCGCATTTTTCTGGACACCCAGCCTGGCATCAACCCAGACCCGTTTCAAGAATTGCCGGTGGATGTCAGTGCATACCTCAAGCTAGCACCCTACCGGCTGCATGTACCTCAACTCTATGACGTGGTTGCAATAGATGCGGCAGTAGGCCCAATCGTGCTGGTCAATGATAGCCCCATAGACGTTATGTCTTCGTTAGGCGTCGCCGATACGTCACCCGATCTGCGTAATCCATCACCGCCGGCCGAGGTCATGGTGCAATTACTGCCCATGCTCACCCAAGCCTGGCCCAAGGCGATCGCCCTCCGACAACTCAACTGGCTTTGGCAGATCGCCCAGCTTTGGCAGCCGCTGCAGCTTCAAGGAGTAGCCCGCACACTGCTGATACCGGACAATGTACGCGTGGAGGGAGGTCTTCTCCGTCTGTTAGAACTCCATGCTGATGACCCAGATCCACCGGATCTGAGTGAACTCGGTCGCCATTGGTTAGATTGGCTGCCCCAAACACAACCAGCGATCGCTCCCTTTTTTGAACATCTTTGCCGCCAGCTCACTCAAGGGCATATCCAAACCGTAGAGCAGCTCGTCGGCCGATTGGATGCGGCCCTGGCCCTAGCAGGGCGATCGCTCACCCGTCATGTCACCCTATCCACCCAAACAGATCAAGGGCCGCACCGTAAGCGCAATGAAGATGCCTGCTTTCCAGCCAGCGGTAGTCTAGAACGCTATACCCTGCCAGCCGCCTCGACAGAACCTAGCCCCTTACCCTTCGTGATAGTCTGTGATGGCATTGGTGGCCATCAAGGCGGTGACGTTGCCTCAGGATTGGCGATCGCCACCATTCAAGATCAGATCCAGGCCCTCCAGCCCCATCACCTCACCCCCCTCAGCCTCACCCTAGCGCTAGAACAAGCGGCCTGTGCGGCCAATGATGTGATTAGCCAGCGCAATGATCAAGAGCAGCGCCACGATCGCGAACGCATGGGAACCACCCTGGTGATGGGTTTAATCCACCAGCATGAACTGTATATCACCCACGTGGGTGATAGCCGCGCCTATCGCATTTCCCATCAGGGCTACCACCAGGTCACCCTGGATGACGACATCGCCTCCCGTGAGGTGCGTATGGGCTACAGTTCTTTCCGGCAGGCCCTACAGCAGCCCATTGGCGGTTCCCTGGTGCAGGCCTTGGGCATGGGCCCCTCGACGATTCTGCGTCCTACGGTGCAGCGCTTTATCTTAGACGAAGACTGTATCTTTTTGCTCTGCTCAGATGGTCTGAGCGATTTTGATCGCGTGGATGAATATTGGGATTCGACGCTGCTAGGTGTTTTGCAGCATAAGCTATCGGTGGAACAGGTGACCCGTGAGCTAGTCACCATTGCCAATACGCGCAACGGCCACGATAACGTCACCATTGGGCTGCTGTATTGTGCCGTCGAAGCGGCTCAAATGCCCACAATTCCAGCCAGCTTAGCGATCGCTCCTGATCCAACTCCAACCACCAACCGCCCCGAACCTGCTGCACCAACCCCCACGATCGCCGTCGAACCCCCCGCTAAGTCTGAATCACCCAACGTAGCTGCCCTCATTCTCAGCAGTTTGTTGCTGGTGGGGATTGGTGCCGTCATCGGCTATCTCCTCTTTCCCTCCGCCATTGAGCAGTGGCTGGTTCACTCCCCCGAGCCTGCTACAGAACCCACACCATCGGAGCTAGACGACCCCGTCGCTACATCTGCCCTAGAACCCTTGACAGAATTATCGACCCAAAACGTGATTCAACTGCGTCGTGCTCCCACCGATGGCGAGTTGCTGCTCTATGCCAATCCCCCATCTCCGACCACTGCAGCCGACGAGCCCGCTGCTAACCTAGAGTCTATCGGCCAGCCTGCCGTCGGCAGTGTATTTTTAGTTCAGAGTCGCGCAGCTACAACACCTGGTATTCCTTGGGTGCAGCTACAGATTTGTTCGACCCCCACCGATGCTAGCCTTGGGCGCGTGAGTCCCGCTCCCCTCGATCCAGAGGCTGAGCCCGACCCGTCTAATCCCGAAGTGGGTGGAGAGTCACTCCCCACCTCTCGGGACGAGTTGTCTAGCGATCTCCTACAACCCGGTGATCAAGGCTGGGCTTTAGAGAGCGATCTCCTGCCGCTGGTTGACCGCTTGGCGGATCCAACACCAGAACTCTTAGGAACCTGCACGCCACCCAATTCTTAGATCGCTAAACGGCCGCAGCTACCGGGGCGGGTTCATACAAATACTCAAACCAGTTGCCATCGGGGTCACGACCGTAGAACGATGCCGTGCCGTCTCGATGCTCATGGACTGGGGTGACATGCACGCCCTCTGCCTGCAATCGTTGGTAGGCCGCATCGACCTCAGCGCGATCGCTAAACACAAAGCCAAAGTGGGGCCCAGCTTGGTCATACTGGGGGCTGAGGAGGGCCAAGCCATCATCACCAGCTTTTAGGTAGGCCCAATCAGCATCCTTCCAAGCCAGCTCCATGCCTAGGCTTTGATAAAACTTAGCCGCGCGTTCAATATCATCAACACAGATCGCCACGTGGCCAATTCGCTTCAAATTCATAGCATCCCCTTTGACGTTTCAATCACACAACCATCCCTCACGACATCCCTCAGGGGCGATCGCTGCCTGTCTTCAGACACCCTTGGCAAGGCGTAGAGGGCTCTAGTTCTATTGTATGGCCGACGAGGGGAGGTGGTCATAGAGGGGGGCGATCGCCCCCGAGATGGCCCCCTCTATCGCGATACGATTATCTCAACCGCATCAATTATCTCAACCGCATCAATCCTGCGCCACCCATACGGACACAGAACCCGCCGGACAGCGAAAGTCGGCCCAGCCCTCCTCATTGGTGGTCACCGGCTCATCAATATGTTCAGTAATGTCCACATAAACCTGATTAGCCCGCCCAACTTCCATCCACTTGCTGCCGTCTCCCCCATTGCTGAGCACCACTGCCACGCCGCCGGGATGTTCTTCATCCCCCAAGCGCGTCCAGCCGATGGTATTGGGATGGTCGAAGTAGTCATATTGATCGCCATAGGCATAGTCTCGGCGAACCTGTAAGAACTTATCGATCAGCCACTGATGGCTATCAAGCCAAATTTCATACTCCTGACCATCCCGTCCCACATCTTTATAATGGGCTCCGTAATAATCTGCCACAAAAATACAGGGATATCCATCAGCCCGGAGCAGAATCAACGCATAGGCAATAGGTTTAAACCATCCTTCCACCACAGATTCTAGAGACTGGAGCGGTTGGGAATCGTGATTGTCAACTAGGGTAACAGCTAAGGCAGGCTGATCCTTCACTAGCGTATCATCAAAGATTTGAC encodes:
- a CDS encoding ABC transporter ATP-binding protein — translated: MQSVGEPVIELKGVSKSFGKDHVVLDNVDLTIYRGQALGIIGPSGTGKSTILRIIAGLLAPDSGEIYIQGQRREGLVGDYHDPIGIGMVFQQAALFDSLTVDENVGFLLYQHSKLPRDRIRQLVDECLEMVGLPGTGDRLPAELSGGMRKRVSFARAIITNPERPAESPEILLYDEPTAGLDPIASTVIEDLIRQLQGRSGSSTYVMVTHQDSTIRRTTDRIVFLYQGKVQWQGLVQDIDTTDQPLVRQFFSGSVEGPIQVG
- a CDS encoding choice-of-anchor I family protein → MVDIQLSVIGNYETGVFDQSAAEIPAYDPTTQRLFVVNAQSATVEVLDLSDPSQPVKLFDIDVSAFGNGGAANSVAVQNGIVAIAVENSNKQANGQVVFYAADGDGTAALSNVDVGALPDMVTFTPDGTKLLVANEGEPSDDYTVDPEGSVSIIDLSGGIANVTQTNVTTATFNAFDAQREDLIAAGVRIFGPNASTSQDFEPEYIAVSADSTTAWIALQENNAFAVLDLTTGQITDILPLGFKDHSLPGNGIDASDRDAGINIQPWPVFGMYMPDAIATYSVGGQTFIVSANEGDARDYAGFAEEERIADLILDATAFPNAVDLQSDEQLGRLTVTTTLGQNENGEYETLYAYGSRSFSIWDAQGNLVFDSGDDFEQITASLFPNDFNANNDENDSFESRSDNKGPEPEGVVLGEINGRTYAFIGLERIGGVMVYDITDPSAAEFVEYINPRDFAGDAAAGTAGPLGPEGLIFISAQDSPTGFPLLVVSNEVSGSTTIFSINYNATDFATRGNDVLTGTPDADTINGLAGNDIILGLAGDDTLLGAVGNDRLFGDAGNDLLNGGAGNDILRGGDDNDTLLGGRGNDRLLGDAGSDVLDGGVGNDVLIGGAGRDTLIGGLGNDRLIGGADLDIFVIGRRAGRDILFDFEQGTDRIGLSSGLSFGDLSFVQRGRNTLIRAGRENLLLVLGTNADDLSRQDFVAA
- a CDS encoding protein phosphatase 2C domain-containing protein; this encodes MLHCPNHTCQTRNPETNRFCQACGAFLPKHYLWAIGHDVDQYHPGDILANRYYCKAPRIFLDTQPGINPDPFQELPVDVSAYLKLAPYRLHVPQLYDVVAIDAAVGPIVLVNDSPIDVMSSLGVADTSPDLRNPSPPAEVMVQLLPMLTQAWPKAIALRQLNWLWQIAQLWQPLQLQGVARTLLIPDNVRVEGGLLRLLELHADDPDPPDLSELGRHWLDWLPQTQPAIAPFFEHLCRQLTQGHIQTVEQLVGRLDAALALAGRSLTRHVTLSTQTDQGPHRKRNEDACFPASGSLERYTLPAASTEPSPLPFVIVCDGIGGHQGGDVASGLAIATIQDQIQALQPHHLTPLSLTLALEQAACAANDVISQRNDQEQRHDRERMGTTLVMGLIHQHELYITHVGDSRAYRISHQGYHQVTLDDDIASREVRMGYSSFRQALQQPIGGSLVQALGMGPSTILRPTVQRFILDEDCIFLLCSDGLSDFDRVDEYWDSTLLGVLQHKLSVEQVTRELVTIANTRNGHDNVTIGLLYCAVEAAQMPTIPASLAIAPDPTPTTNRPEPAAPTPTIAVEPPAKSESPNVAALILSSLLLVGIGAVIGYLLFPSAIEQWLVHSPEPATEPTPSELDDPVATSALEPLTELSTQNVIQLRRAPTDGELLLYANPPSPTTAADEPAANLESIGQPAVGSVFLVQSRAATTPGIPWVQLQICSTPTDASLGRVSPAPLDPEAEPDPSNPEVGGESLPTSRDELSSDLLQPGDQGWALESDLLPLVDRLADPTPELLGTCTPPNS
- a CDS encoding VOC family protein, with translation MNLKRIGHVAICVDDIERAAKFYQSLGMELAWKDADWAYLKAGDDGLALLSPQYDQAGPHFGFVFSDRAEVDAAYQRLQAEGVHVTPVHEHRDGTASFYGRDPDGNWFEYLYEPAPVAAAV